The Nitrosopumilus sp. b3 sequence ATTTTGCAGCGCAATACATTGCCAATGGATAGGTATAGAGATTTCCCAAGATGAAGATTCTTTTTGAAATTTTTGCTTTTTGAGCATCAGATTTTGCTTGAAAAAATAATTTATCATTTTTTGGAATGATTATTTTTTTAACCAAAGAAATGCAGGTTAATGCACTTTCCAAAAATGATATGCTTCCAGCAGTGAACACATAATTATTAGGGGCTGAAAGCAGAATTGTTTCATCAGATGCTTTTGCCAGTTTACTCTTGATTTGAGATGTTATTGCAGTTGCTTTTTTTGCAGACTTTGCAACCTTAATGTTTGAAATAGTGTTTCCAGATATTGATACAAAATAGACATGTTTTGATTTTACAAGTTTCTTATTAGAGTACAAATCTAATGGATCCATTGCTTTTACAATCCCATTAGAAAAGGATTCGGCTAGCATTGAAGATGCAAGTGAATCACCACTACCGGCAAACAAAATATTTTTTTGAAGAGTTTGAGAGATAGTTTTTTGTTTCTTGAAAGATTTCAAAAAATCCAATTGAAATTCAATATCTTTCTCATATGCTTCAATTGAATTCATAAGTACATGTAAATTTCTACATATATTAGAAAAACGATTTAGTCTAGGTTTTGGTATTTATTACGATAATTTTGGAAAGAAATATGGAAATTTCTGTAGGCCACACTCCAGATTCGGATGATGCATTCATGTTTTATGGAATGTTCACGGGTAAAGTTCCTTCACCAGATTTTCAAGTAAACCATGTAATTGAAGATATTGAAAAACTAAATCGCAAAGCCACAGATCCACAACTTGATGTAACTGCAGTTTCAGTTCATGCATGTGCATATATCCCAGGTTATACTATCTTGAGAAGTGGTGGAAGTTTTGGAATTGGATATGGTCCAATTGTTACAGCGAGGGAACAAAAATCAATTGATGAATTAAAAAATTGTAAAATTGCCATTCCCGGAAAAATGACATCTGCATTTTTACTCCTACAATTAATGATTGGTAAATTTGACTATGTGGAGATGAATTTTAGCGATATACCAGAAGCTGTGAAATCAGGAAAGGTGGATGCAGGCTTAGTAATACATGAGACACAGTTGTCATATGAGCAAGAAGGGAATGTAAAAATTTTAGATGTTGGCGAATGGTGGGACAAAACAACAAATGGATTACCAGTTCCACTTGGAATCAATGTAATGAAAACAGACTTGGGTATGGAGACTATTGTAAAGTTTGACAAATACCTTCAATCATCAATAGAATTTGGCTTGGAGCATTTTAAGGATGCAATTGATTATGCAATGCAGTATTCTAGAGGAAAACCACAAGACTTGATTGAAAAATTTGTCAAAATGTATGTCAACCAAGTAACAGTCAACATGGGAGATCCAGGTGAAGAATCAATCAGAAAACTCTTTGAAATGGCCAAGGAGAAGAAGTTAGTTCCAGACTTTGAACTTAGTATAGCCACCAAGTAATTATAGAACAAAAAAATTTTGAAAACATGGGCGACGGAATTGGTGGAGCTGTGATTGGAATCCTAACTAACAACGTCTTTGAATTACTCGTTAGCCACACACGAAAAGACAATCAAGAAGAGTATGGTAAAGTTGAAAAAGTAATGATTGGGAAAGTAGATGATCCTGACCAACCTCAATACGGGGAAACAACAAAAGAGGATCTTGAACGTGCGTTGAAAGGAAAATTTGTATCTTGTAATGTGCAATACAGGGATTCAAAAACAGATGTATTGGTGTGTAATGTTTTTGTTCAAAGACCCCCTGAAGGCTTTTAGATATTTCCTATCCCACGCTAGTTAATTCAGAGAGAGATTTTCAAAGAATGCAAGTTATCTCTTTTTCAAGGATTTTAAAATATTGTATTTTAACATAATTCTGAATTACCATTCGTCATCAGGATTCTCTAATTGATTCCATTTGTTCTGAATTGCTTTGAAGATTTTTTTATTTTTTAATTCAAACATAACTCATTATTACAAAATTTGTATTTAACCTCGACTAAGGAATCATACGTGAAAAAATCTGGATTCTAAATTCCAATACTTTTCATGCCAAAACAAGGCTTATTTCCCTTGCTCCAACATTTACAAGAACAAGAAACAGCTTTTCCGGTTTCCAAGTCTTTAACAACTTTATGAAAAACCCCTTCTCTAATTTTTGATTCAATAGATATTGTTTCAAATCTACCAGTGTCTTGATCTGACTTTTCCATAATTATTAGAATTCATCCCTCATTAAAAATTCTAACCTAATCTTTAAGTTTCACATTCAAATTTAAAGAGCAATAGTTGAATATCTATGAATTTTATCACAAAAAAAGTCCTGGAATTTCAATACAAAAAGTTAGATGATTCTAAAAAGAGATTGAAGCAACATTTAGAAAAAAGAGATTCTTTGATAAAATCAAATTCAGATTCAAAGGAGATTGAAAAAATAGAAAAATATATTGGAATTTGGAATAAAAATATTCAAAAAATAGAAAAAGAAATCAAAAAGATAGAAGATAAGGAATCATAGATTATAAACTTCAAATGCTCAAGTTTACAAATATTATGAGTGTATGATGAAAGAAAAGAAAGTAATAAATGAAAAATTATGTATGAGTTGCAAATCAAAAGATGACTTACAAGCTAGCATCAATATTCTCACCGATCCAGCTTATCTTTGTAGTAAATGTATTTCAAATTACAGTAGGAAGAAAAAATAAGAAAATACCTAATATATGGTGAATCAGTAATTAGTGTTGCAAATGGTACTAGTCGATAAAAGAATTCTAGCAGGAGGCATTGCAATGATTATTGTAGGAATTATACTTGTAGTAAATATTAGTGCAACAATGCCTGCAGGTCAATCAGGAATGACTGAAGAGGAAGTAATAGATTTAATGATTGCTCAACAAGAAAATGAAGATTACAACACATTGGCTGGAATGCTGATTGGTATTGGGTTTTTGTTGGTTTTGATCAGTTTTGGAGCTAGAAGGAAAAGAGACACTGCTAAAAGAAAAGAAAAAAAGCCTGCTGAATAATTTGAGATAAATTTTATTTTCGATATAATTCAAATTTCTTTTTGCAGTTACCACAAAATCTTTGTTTGGTTTTCCTGCTTTCAGTTCCCAATGGGGAACCACACCTATCACATTTTTCTTTAATCATTTTCAGTTTTTAGTTCCCAGCAGGATTTACTCATCTTTTCAATAAAAGATGGCAGGAGTATAAGTAACTAATCATTTTAAAATTACTTACAAAAAGACCATAATAGAGTAAAACACATCAGGCCAAACAAAAAAAGAATAATTATTCCATAGATTTTACTAGTGTAATCTTGATTCATGCTGAAATTTCCATATATCCAATGGCTACAAAGACAACCAGTGCTAGTTTTTACATTGCAAAGGCAATTGAGTCAATTCAAAAAAAGGAAAATTTAAGATATCAAATCAATCCTATGGGGACAATTTTAGAATCAGATAGTATCGATGTAATCAATGATGCTACAAAAACCATGATGGAAGTAGTTCACAATCTCGGAGTTGAAAGAGTCGAAGTTGTAATCAAAATTGATTCAAGAAGAGACAAGCATGTAAAGATGGAAGAAAAACTAGATTCAATTAAAAAGCAGATGGGTTAGAAATGTTTTAAAATTCCAAAGTGTGTATTTCTCTGAGCTGGGGAGCGCCCAATTTCTTTTACCATAGTGGCTAATTCCTCAACAGATGATGCTGTAGGTTTTCCTGCTGCCCGATAAATTTCCTCAGAAAATGCAGTTCCAACCAAATCACTTCCGCCATTAGATAGTGCAACTTGTGCTAATTTCTTTCCATATGCAACCCAGTAAACAGAAATATTGTTTACAACATTTGCAAGCATCAATCTCGAAAGTGCAATTATTCTCAAATCATATAATGATGAACATTCATTGTTCACCAGATGCTCTTGCTCCAATTCAGTATTATCCAAGCTAAACTTTAAGGGAATTAATGTAAGAAATCCGTTTGTCTTTTTTTGCAATTCACGGATTTTTATTAGATGATCAACTATATGTTCAGGTTTTTCTATATGGCCATACAACATTGTGACATTACTCTGAATTCCCATATTATGGGCTTCCTCAATAACATCAAGCCACTGCTGACCTGTACATTTTCCTCTTACAATCTTATCGCGAATGTCCGGATGAAATAATTCAGCTCCGCCACCTGGCATCGAATCAAGTCCTGCAGTTTTTAGACGAGAAAGGATTTCTTTGGTAGAATTTTTTGTTAGTTTTGATAAAAAGTAAATTTCAGCTGCTGTAAGTGCTTTGATGTTTAGTTGAGGATGTTTTTGTTTGATTACTTTCATCATGTCCTCATAATATTCTAAAGGTAATGTCGGATGAAAACCTCCTACGATATGAACTTCAGTGGCACCCATCTGTTCAGCTATTCCTACTCTTTGTTCAATTTCTTGAGGTGTCAGAGTGTATGCGTCATCTGCACCATCTTTTCGATAAAAAGCACACATTTGACAACTTGCAGCACAA is a genomic window containing:
- a CDS encoding sugar isomerase; protein product: MNSIEAYEKDIEFQLDFLKSFKKQKTISQTLQKNILFAGSGDSLASSMLAESFSNGIVKAMDPLDLYSNKKLVKSKHVYFVSISGNTISNIKVAKSAKKATAITSQIKSKLAKASDETILLSAPNNYVFTAGSISFLESALTCISLVKKIIIPKNDKLFFQAKSDAQKAKISKRIFILGNLYTYPLAMYCAAKFYELLGYDTHYCRIEQFSHMELFSSKKGDTVIIFEEKNSHNKQLGKNLQKIGINLIHFDVPSEKTSQMIYCTFFSQMLSLNEAKKQKKKECHFVTQEKIRNVSNQMIY
- a CDS encoding MqnA/MqnD/SBP family protein, producing the protein MEISVGHTPDSDDAFMFYGMFTGKVPSPDFQVNHVIEDIEKLNRKATDPQLDVTAVSVHACAYIPGYTILRSGGSFGIGYGPIVTAREQKSIDELKNCKIAIPGKMTSAFLLLQLMIGKFDYVEMNFSDIPEAVKSGKVDAGLVIHETQLSYEQEGNVKILDVGEWWDKTTNGLPVPLGINVMKTDLGMETIVKFDKYLQSSIEFGLEHFKDAIDYAMQYSRGKPQDLIEKFVKMYVNQVTVNMGDPGEESIRKLFEMAKEKKLVPDFELSIATK
- a CDS encoding MTH1187 family thiamine-binding protein, whose translation is MIHAEISIYPMATKTTSASFYIAKAIESIQKKENLRYQINPMGTILESDSIDVINDATKTMMEVVHNLGVERVEVVIKIDSRRDKHVKMEEKLDSIKKQMG
- a CDS encoding radical SAM protein translates to MLEQLVRDSQSLDRAIAGEELSYKDGLELMNYENQHILGAVADNARKKLVGDTVTFAASYYMNYTNVCAASCQMCAFYRKDGADDAYTLTPQEIEQRVGIAEQMGATEVHIVGGFHPTLPLEYYEDMMKVIKQKHPQLNIKALTAAEIYFLSKLTKNSTKEILSRLKTAGLDSMPGGGAELFHPDIRDKIVRGKCTGQQWLDVIEEAHNMGIQSNVTMLYGHIEKPEHIVDHLIKIRELQKKTNGFLTLIPLKFSLDNTELEQEHLVNNECSSLYDLRIIALSRLMLANVVNNISVYWVAYGKKLAQVALSNGGSDLVGTAFSEEIYRAAGKPTASSVEELATMVKEIGRSPAQRNTHFGILKHF